The Falco biarmicus isolate bFalBia1 chromosome 1, bFalBia1.pri, whole genome shotgun sequence DNA segment ACAACCGTTGTGGTGAAACACACGTAATAAATAGGTGTCACTAGAGATGTATTGAACACATCCAATGCTTTGTTGAGATAGTTGATCTGAGTACTGACTGAGAGCGCTAAGAtgcccaccaaaacaaaaaccagtgGATGTCGATAAACTGGCTTCTGCTCCAGCATTTCTTTAATGGCAATGCCCAGGCCTTTCACAGATGAGACAGAGAAGGCACCAATGAGTgagcaaattaaaatatagatcAGTATATTTGTCTGACCTCTCCTTGGAGCCACGATAAAAATCAGCATGAGGGCAACAACTGTTAGGAGAACAGCAAACGTAACAAACACtgtaagaaagaggaaagggaagaagagtaATGCACATGAGATAAACCACTGGACTACGTCCAAGTACATGCTGTAAGTTATTCAGTGTCCTGAACACTTCGCTATGAACTGTAGCACACGTTCATGACATTTGCATACAGACCTGGATCTTGCAGCTTTCTTTCCATCTCATCTAGTGAGGTGACTTCCTCCTCCTTGGGGGCATGAATAACCATGACCGTTGACCCCAAAATGCTCAGCACACAGCCCAGCTTTCCGTGAATATTCagcttctcatttaaaaaataggaTGACAATATAGCACTGTTcagcaaaatacaaataagAGCTTCAGCTCCACCAGCTACATGAGACATTCAAAATCTGTCTGTGTAACATGACAGTAATTCAAAACCTCTTTTGAATTTGGATATATGGGAAACCAGCCTGAAACAATACAATTTCAAAGGAGTTTTGCAAGAAGGTTGATCAGGACCAAGAAGGTCAGGTCAGGTTAGGTTTTAGGGGGGTTAACAACCGTGATCTTTCTCCTTCAGGTTGTTCAGGGTCTGAACTGCTCAAGGAACTTCTCGTTACTGATGCCCTGGGTCAGGGGTATGCACTCTCACACACCTGTAGATTGACCAGACTGACCAGCTGTTATTCTCTTCTAGAAATGGTTTAAAGCACTTCATTTGCTATTAgaaccaacacacacacaactttTGGAAACTTCCTCATCCCCCGCTGGGCTCTCCCACCCAGGCACGGTTTCTGCCTGGTTTGCCAGGACTCCCCCAAAACCACAGAGAAGGCACATCTCTGCGTTCAAACGGGACTGATCTCAGGCTCTCCAAGGGGTTCCAGATTTAGCCTAAAAATCCTAACACTGCCCAAATGAGATGACCTCACAGGGCACATGATTAGCGAGCTAGAGCACAGCTTAGGCACAGACACAGGCTTAATGGTGTGTGGACATGCTCACAAATAGTTTTTCAACCCACTGATCAAATTACAGCTATTTGTTTGCACAAGGGTAACGAGCTTACTGACATGAAGCTCTCATGATCTCTGTTTTATGAAAATTGGAGAGATTGCTTATCCATATCAAAGGAGAGGGTGTTCAAACTCAGgctgttttgcaaaacagcagcagggcaTCCAGTCAGTCTGCATTTACCTACAGGCTGATCCTAGCACAGCTGTCTGTGACCGAATTACACTGGTTTTGCTAtaacagaacagcagcatttttagcAGTTAGATTACTGcaagcatcttttaaaaaaaaatacatggccCAGGATGGTTTTAAACATAGTGTTTcatatacttaaaaataaagagttttacgtttaaaatacagcaattccattttgtaaaaaaattacttcccaGAAAGCTTGTTGTAAGCATAATCCaagtcttttctgcttctgtgataGCCATATTAATGTCTGTGCTTAAGCACTTGGAAATCATTTGTTTCTTCACACACAGGAAATAATGAGCAAGTAAAGGGCATTCATATTTCAGAAGAACCACAAATTTTAACTGTGCGtattaaaaaagctaaaattttctttgccttctttccAGAAGGACTTGGAAAAGACTAAGCAAACCCCAAATGCTTATTATGTGTGCCTTAACATGAAACTATGCTCCTACAAAAcagcaatgttttttaaaacattttagtgGGAGAACACTCTCTTGTAAAGTTTTGTCACAACTGAAGAACAGGatcagactttttaaaaaagcttcagTTCTCTAGGAAGAGATAAATTATAGCCTTCTACTGCTGTGCATCAGCAGCGTATCTGGTATATGCTAATAAATACTTTATAATATAGGTGGAAGGCTGTTGGGAAAGCATATAGTGGTCTCATTTCCTCTACCCAGAAAACTCAGTTCTAAATAAGCAAGGAATCTTTCCACCAAGgaacaaaaagcatttcttgtCCATATATTGCTTTTCAGTTTACTTATTAAAATTATCTGCTTTCAGCCAAAGACAGATTTTTCCCTCAGGCAGTGAATGCTTCATTTGTCAAGGTTTGCTTCCATTTTGTACTAACCTTATGAGAACACTCAGGGCACCCAAGGGGGTAACTAAGGTTGCAGGTGCAAAGGCATAGGCAGCAAAGTTTGCAGCTTCCCCCAATCCCACTGCAGAATAAAGAACATTTGGAACAGGTTGAATAGGGGGTGGTGGAATAAAAGGCATactattagaaatattttgtacGGCAGCAAATctaaacaaaaatcttttttctacAGTATGTATGcaaattttccttcaaaattacCTGCATAACCTCCTTTAGACATAATAAAGGCTGAAGAAAGTTAAATACTTTCCCCCTAAGTACTCCTAGAAGCTGGATAGATTCAATGCCATTGCTTTTGACTTGATATTAAAGAAAAGGTTGTTACTCTGCAAAGAGCTCTAAACAGCACAGTATTTGAGAGATGGGATATCAGAATGGCTTCTGTCATAAAGGTGATtgcaaagacatttcttttaagTGAAGGGAGTGAAAAATCAAGGAATAAATCTATTTAAAACATTCTGCTTTATGTGGCATTTTACATATAGGTTGAAAGGAAAGAGGTGACTTACTTGACAGCAatccagcccaccaaagccattCCTTCAAATAAGAATATCCACCTTGTcctgaaagtggaaaaaacaatCTCCTCTTAGAAGAGAGATCACCTTACTACAATAAACAAAACTACAGCTTCCCATTTGCATCTAGTCCTACAAAGTACTGAAAGAGCATGTTACCTGGACGTGACATGAAGtatattttgtttgattttgagAGACATTTTTATTGATTGCTCTGCTGTGAGTGACttgaacttctgaaaaattatatttgacTAAATATACATGGAGGGAAAGTtccaagcaaaagcaaaatctcCATCAAGCTT contains these protein-coding regions:
- the NIPAL1 gene encoding magnesium transporter NIPA3 isoform X2, whose amino-acid sequence is MGHPEALPASPSCRTGAVLSFACHDSCQAWCQIINVSESRSSLLSSMDGTLNETNQSISMPSGSKYRLYIGLALAIGSSIFIGSSFILKKKGLLKLADKGVCRAGQGGYSYLKEWLWWAGLLSMGLGEAANFAAYAFAPATLVTPLGALSVLISAILSSYFLNEKLNIHGKLGCVLSILGSTVMVIHAPKEEEVTSLDEMERKLQDPVFVTFAVLLTVVALMLIFIVAPRRGQTNILIYILICSLIGAFSVSSVKGLGIAIKEMLEQKPVYRHPLVFVLVGILALSVSTQINYLNKALDVFNTSLVTPIYYVCFTTTVVTCSIILFKEWSSMDLGDITGTLSGFCSIIIGIFLLHAFKNTNITWSQLMSTVAKGPSLPHHEYETCHTLLESMEDPALAHEEDNVLFSQ
- the NIPAL1 gene encoding magnesium transporter NIPA3 isoform X1, which encodes MERSEQSEDGAPPELCLAQESLILLFLLPGAVLSFACHDSCQAWCQIINVSESRSSLLSSMDGTLNETNQSISMPSGSKYRLYIGLALAIGSSIFIGSSFILKKKGLLKLADKGVCRAGQGGYSYLKEWLWWAGLLSMGLGEAANFAAYAFAPATLVTPLGALSVLISAILSSYFLNEKLNIHGKLGCVLSILGSTVMVIHAPKEEEVTSLDEMERKLQDPVFVTFAVLLTVVALMLIFIVAPRRGQTNILIYILICSLIGAFSVSSVKGLGIAIKEMLEQKPVYRHPLVFVLVGILALSVSTQINYLNKALDVFNTSLVTPIYYVCFTTTVVTCSIILFKEWSSMDLGDITGTLSGFCSIIIGIFLLHAFKNTNITWSQLMSTVAKGPSLPHHEYETCHTLLESMEDPALAHEEDNVLFSQ
- the NIPAL1 gene encoding magnesium transporter NIPA3 isoform X3 — translated: MDGTLNETNQSISMPSGSKYRLYIGLALAIGSSIFIGSSFILKKKGLLKLADKGVCRAGQGGYSYLKEWLWWAGLLSMGLGEAANFAAYAFAPATLVTPLGALSVLISAILSSYFLNEKLNIHGKLGCVLSILGSTVMVIHAPKEEEVTSLDEMERKLQDPVFVTFAVLLTVVALMLIFIVAPRRGQTNILIYILICSLIGAFSVSSVKGLGIAIKEMLEQKPVYRHPLVFVLVGILALSVSTQINYLNKALDVFNTSLVTPIYYVCFTTTVVTCSIILFKEWSSMDLGDITGTLSGFCSIIIGIFLLHAFKNTNITWSQLMSTVAKGPSLPHHEYETCHTLLESMEDPALAHEEDNVLFSQ